The genomic segment GGGTCTCCGGGAGCAACTCGGTCAGGTGGCCAAGGGTCACCCTGAGCTGGAAGCGGAAGTCTTCGGGGACATCTCCAATAGCCTCCCAGGGGTCGGCGACGACCACTTTACCGGGCTCACCCCCAAATTCAAGGGGGATCGCAACTATCACCAGCTCCGGGCGAAAGCGTATTATAGCCCCCGCCTGGCTCTCGGGAACGTCGTGGCAGTTGATCGTAAGGAAGGTGGGATTCTCCACCGCCAGAGAAAGGGCCTCCGCCAGATAGGCCCCAAATCCATAATCACCGCGTTTCTCGTTGCCCACGCCACAGAGGACTATCCTGCGCGCATCTCCGATTATCTCGTCGATCCTCACGGTGAAACCTCCAAAAAGGTATCAGAGAAGAACGTAGCCGGAACTCACGCTCTTCCTGAGCTCTTCCTCACTCAGCTCCCTCCTGTGCTCGGGTATGTTCCTGGCGCGCCTCTCGTTGACGAGTTCAAGGACCATCTCCAGCGGGCCGTACTGGATGGCCTCCGCCGGGCACATGAGGGCGCAGGCCGGTTCGAGACCCACCTCACGTCTGTCCGCACACATGTCGCATTTGGTTATTGCCCTGACCTTAAGGCTGTAGAAGGGAACGCCGTAGGGACACACCTGGAGACAGGCGAGACAGCCGATGCACCTGTTCTCGGCTATCCTCACGGCTCCATCCTCGTCCCGGTAGATGGCATCGGTTGGGCAGACCCTCACGCATGGAGCGTCGTCGCAGTGCTTGCAGTTTATCGGGAGGTACTGCTTGTTCTCCGTCACGTAAATTCTTATGTGCGGGCTCCCATCATGGATAAAGTTGCAGACGGTCTCACAGGTCTCGCAGCCGATGCACGTGAGGTAGTCGAGGTAGAGGTACTTCCTCTCCATCAGGGCTCCCCCCTGAGCCACCCGTCGATTGAGACTGCCGCATAGAGGCCGTCCTTTATCGCCTTGCCGACCTTCGTCGGGCCGTTGACGACATCCCCGGCGGCGAAAATTCCCTCGACGCTGGTCATGTGCCTGGAATCAACTACGATCCTGCCCCTCCTGTCCGTCGCGATGTAGGAGCCGTTAACCGGCGGGGTGGAGACCATGCCTATGGCGAAGACCAGGTAGTCGAGCTCAACCTGGAACTCCGAGCCTTCAATGGGTATAGGCCTCCTCCTTCCGGTTTCGTCGGGCTCTCCAAGACGGGTTCTAAGGAGTTCTATGGCCCTAACGCGGCCGTTCTCACCTATCACGCGCTTTGGAGTGACGAGCTCGAACCACTTGACCCCCCTGTTCCGCAGGATGTTTATCTCGTAGGCTCCGGCGGGGGCTTCCCTTATCGTCCTGCGGTAGAATATCTCAACCTCCGCACCGAGGCGGTTGCACTCAAAGGCAACGTCAACGGCCGTGAGGCCCGCCCCTATTATCCCGACCTTCTTGCCCTCCAGCTTGGGAACCTTATCCTTCGGAACGTAGCCGAGTTCGTAACCTTTTATTCAGAAGAGGAGCTCCAGCGGTGAGAGTATGCCCTCTAGGTCGTCCCCAGGAATTCCAATCCTCCTCACGTTCCAGATTCCGGTGGCTATTAGAACCGCGTCGTAGTTCTCCCTGAGCTCGCTGAGCCTAACGACCCTCTCGTAGAACTCGTCGCCCTCGTCCTACCGCTCATCCTCCATGACCTTCGTCCTCGGGTAGTAGGTTACCTCAAACTCCTCCTCAAGTTTCTTCGCGCCGAGGCGAACCCTCTCGACTGGAATCCTGAACTCCGGGATGACGAAGAGCATCAAGCCGCCGGGCTCGGGCATTTTGTCGTAGATGTCAACGTCGTGTCCCTTGCAGACGAGGTAGCCGGCAGCCGTGAGTCCAGCAGGTCCGGCGCCGATTATTGCCACTCTTTTTCCAGTTGGTTGTGGTTTCTCCTTGCAGAGAAAGGAGAACTTTATGCCCCTCATTTAAGCCCCCCTCCAAAGAATCTCAGGTACTCGCTCGGGAACTCCTTGACGCGATCGTGCTTGCATCTGTCACACATGAAGACGACCTCAGGATGATCGTAGAACTTTTCGAGCTTGTGGTAGAGGAACTCCGCGGTTTTAACGGTGTAGTCCAGCTTCCTAC from the Thermococcus sp. genome contains:
- a CDS encoding hydrogenase maturation protease — protein: MRIDEIIGDARRIVLCGVGNEKRGDYGFGAYLAEALSLAVENPTFLTINCHDVPESQAGAIIRFRPELVIVAIPLEFGGEPGKVVVADPWEAIGDVPEDFRFQLRVTLGHLTELLPETRFLLLGCQPGDWKDVSEEIKNCVRALVLAFKDAIR
- a CDS encoding 4Fe-4S dicluster domain-containing protein, giving the protein MERKYLYLDYLTCIGCETCETVCNFIHDGSPHIRIYVTENKQYLPINCKHCDDAPCVRVCPTDAIYRDEDGAVRIAENRCIGCLACLQVCPYGVPFYSLKVRAITKCDMCADRREVGLEPACALMCPAEAIQYGPLEMVLELVNERRARNIPEHRRELSEEELRKSVSSGYVLL